A genomic segment from Chitinophaga niabensis encodes:
- a CDS encoding RagB/SusD family nutrient uptake outer membrane protein, giving the protein MKKILNITILILLLSSCQKLEENLQGSLVNDVFFRTESDLDAAVTAIYSRLVSDPWNGFGSTRVWVPLMGADDLTTLSGGNKQDFKEFDLFAGTSQNGAMRNSGWRIPYSVIYAANNVIGNYQKVSASDPENINKLVAQARFLRAFSYFWIVRIFGEIPLITTVEMDYNVDKSPVKDVYDLIIADLTYAKQHLPPSWQGAPGRPTVWSAKSLLAQVYLTMGGWPLKDEAKYALAASEAKDVIDHSPHDILPNFADIWPLSNENNKEIVWAIQFCSVEKCNSPYYMTHGGYTTMPSEESGWDDVFFELGFYKRFPEGIRKNGTFHTQFTNGVSFEQGSTKHPYIAKYRDGTEKGKPSYENDFMTSRNMNYLRFAEVLLIYAEAQAMADGAPNAEAYKAINRVRFRAGLNDLVPGLGKMPFRDSVVAERGWELAAEFSRWFDLVRTEKVETVKTLKDPLDMKIDVDITKKQYQSPIPDYDVLLNPKLAK; this is encoded by the coding sequence ATGAAAAAGATCCTCAATATAACGATACTGATACTGTTATTAAGTTCCTGCCAGAAGCTGGAAGAAAACCTGCAGGGTTCCCTGGTGAACGATGTGTTCTTTCGCACGGAATCAGACCTGGATGCTGCGGTAACGGCTATCTACAGCCGCCTTGTAAGCGATCCCTGGAACGGTTTCGGTTCTACAAGGGTGTGGGTGCCATTAATGGGAGCAGATGATCTTACCACGCTCTCAGGTGGTAATAAACAGGATTTCAAAGAGTTTGATCTCTTCGCGGGTACTTCACAGAACGGGGCCATGCGCAACTCCGGATGGCGCATACCTTATTCGGTGATCTATGCTGCCAATAACGTTATCGGAAATTACCAGAAGGTAAGTGCATCAGATCCGGAGAACATCAATAAACTGGTGGCACAGGCGCGTTTCCTCCGTGCATTTTCCTATTTCTGGATCGTGCGCATCTTTGGAGAGATACCCCTGATCACAACAGTTGAAATGGATTACAATGTTGATAAATCTCCTGTGAAAGATGTGTACGATCTCATTATTGCAGACCTTACCTATGCAAAGCAACATCTGCCGCCTTCCTGGCAGGGTGCTCCGGGGCGGCCTACTGTATGGTCTGCAAAGTCATTGCTGGCACAGGTATACCTGACCATGGGCGGCTGGCCGCTGAAAGATGAAGCAAAGTATGCGCTGGCAGCATCTGAAGCAAAGGATGTGATTGATCATTCACCACATGATATCCTTCCTAATTTTGCAGATATATGGCCGCTTAGCAATGAGAATAATAAAGAGATCGTATGGGCTATCCAGTTTTGTTCCGTAGAAAAATGCAACAGTCCGTATTACATGACCCATGGTGGATACACCACCATGCCTTCCGAAGAATCCGGCTGGGACGATGTGTTTTTTGAACTGGGTTTCTATAAAAGATTTCCGGAAGGTATCCGTAAAAATGGTACTTTTCATACACAATTCACCAACGGCGTCAGCTTTGAACAGGGGAGTACCAAACATCCCTATATTGCCAAATACAGGGACGGTACAGAGAAAGGAAAGCCTTCCTATGAAAATGATTTTATGACTTCCCGGAATATGAACTATCTGCGCTTTGCAGAAGTTCTGCTGATCTATGCGGAAGCACAGGCCATGGCAGATGGAGCGCCCAACGCAGAGGCCTATAAGGCTATCAACCGTGTACGCTTCCGTGCTGGTTTGAACGACCTCGTGCCCGGATTAGGTAAAATGCCTTTCAGGGATTCCGTGGTAGCAGAACGTGGATGGGAACTGGCCGCTGAATTTTCCCGCTGGTTCGACCTTGTGCGGACGGAAAAAGTGGAAACGGTGAAGACATTAAAAGACCCATTGGATATGAAAATTGATGTGGATATCACCAAAAAGCAATACCAGTCCCCCATACCGGATTATGATGTATTGCTGAACCCTAAACTGGCAAAATAG
- a CDS encoding alpha-amylase family protein — translation MKVITWICFLSCWHFFPAQAQWSYEEGNLRFEWNLTNDRATLTEVPGGAVTWQGGLLPSFWIKDERGQFRYLKARALGKPNDKGEISLVLEKYGTGTLVLERKAWGIRISRLSIQWQGKAPAIAEMYIGASPIAATAVNVKPVWDRPFLPDWQTIGYCVPGAKGGTVQSYFRMWDFGQPDIALGNFGPSMSTPYGAAFPRPVLFTAMGNGRGWICIGAGSVPDGAMTLKIRGTRGCYQYLFREDLWGALPQRTRTWEDLLRITIDTSAIASFEKYYTSFPVDANKKVAPVSSVWNTWGMWRLKKYPIQPIADFMEKMSNEMMVLDDPWEVSQGAGKPNLEKFPHFFEEVEQVRRKGTDIGIWETVGWIKDTLAAGLGTNDLIRDAAGKPCLANWNFDPAGDAYYCLDVSSPRTRSFLEERTRSVMRRLKPRLIKLDFGYGMPNPDMGVPKDPRFRGERSSYEMVRLISAAAKSIDPNVIILYYGISPLWAPLVDMVSLDDQGDLWYDTRQGHAEWSIWASLLSQQRVAISGSSSYEWRTDDEVLMNTIILGSPGAVLPTELEDGTAIPERFLNRRLAVNKWYRRSILWKPVWFNSSAGNMEAPPKLRNWGRSENGILTALTLRTENVPVENITCSGNWGLISQDEHSITTTTRLAVIPFSEGKIELPCANKPMKVTKLSMQGTMPADNWSWAAGRLTITVTSTQLDHTAGFLVETAAL, via the coding sequence ATGAAAGTAATTACCTGGATCTGTTTTTTAAGCTGCTGGCATTTTTTTCCTGCACAGGCACAATGGAGCTACGAGGAAGGAAACCTGCGCTTCGAATGGAATTTAACGAACGATCGTGCAACACTTACTGAAGTACCAGGCGGTGCTGTCACCTGGCAGGGTGGCCTGTTACCTTCCTTCTGGATAAAGGATGAAAGAGGGCAGTTCCGCTACCTGAAAGCCCGTGCCCTGGGCAAACCTAACGATAAAGGAGAAATATCCCTGGTATTGGAAAAGTACGGCACCGGCACACTGGTGCTGGAACGCAAGGCTTGGGGTATCCGCATAAGCCGGCTCAGTATCCAATGGCAGGGCAAGGCGCCTGCGATTGCAGAAATGTACATAGGTGCATCGCCGATCGCAGCTACCGCAGTGAATGTAAAACCTGTATGGGACAGACCTTTTTTGCCTGACTGGCAAACAATAGGTTATTGTGTGCCGGGCGCTAAAGGAGGAACCGTGCAAAGTTATTTCCGCATGTGGGATTTCGGGCAACCGGATATTGCACTGGGTAATTTCGGCCCTTCCATGAGCACGCCCTATGGTGCTGCTTTTCCACGCCCTGTATTATTTACGGCAATGGGTAATGGCAGGGGATGGATCTGTATTGGTGCAGGCAGTGTGCCAGATGGTGCCATGACGCTTAAGATACGTGGTACCCGTGGCTGCTATCAGTATCTTTTCCGCGAAGACCTCTGGGGCGCTTTACCACAACGTACGCGCACCTGGGAAGACCTCCTGCGTATTACAATAGATACCTCCGCTATTGCATCCTTCGAAAAATATTACACATCATTTCCTGTTGATGCGAATAAAAAAGTAGCACCCGTTTCTTCTGTATGGAATACCTGGGGCATGTGGCGGTTAAAGAAATATCCCATCCAGCCAATTGCAGATTTCATGGAAAAAATGAGCAATGAAATGATGGTGCTGGATGATCCATGGGAAGTTTCACAAGGGGCGGGAAAACCCAACCTCGAAAAGTTTCCGCACTTTTTTGAAGAGGTGGAGCAAGTGCGCCGTAAAGGAACTGATATTGGCATATGGGAAACGGTAGGCTGGATCAAAGACACGCTGGCCGCCGGCCTTGGAACTAATGATCTCATCAGGGATGCCGCCGGTAAACCCTGCCTGGCAAACTGGAACTTTGATCCCGCAGGAGATGCATATTATTGTCTGGATGTAAGTTCTCCCCGCACCCGTTCTTTCCTGGAAGAACGAACACGCAGTGTAATGCGCCGGTTGAAACCGCGGCTGATAAAACTGGATTTTGGATATGGTATGCCTAATCCGGATATGGGTGTACCAAAAGACCCGCGTTTCCGCGGAGAACGCTCTTCTTACGAAATGGTACGGCTCATATCTGCTGCCGCTAAAAGTATAGATCCGAATGTGATCATCCTGTATTATGGTATCAGTCCCTTATGGGCCCCGCTGGTGGATATGGTATCGCTGGACGACCAGGGGGATCTCTGGTATGATACCCGGCAGGGGCATGCGGAATGGAGCATATGGGCTTCCCTGTTGTCTCAGCAGCGCGTAGCCATCAGCGGCTCTTCTTCTTATGAATGGAGAACGGATGATGAAGTACTGATGAATACAATTATCCTTGGTTCCCCCGGTGCTGTATTACCTACTGAACTGGAGGATGGTACAGCCATCCCGGAACGTTTCCTGAACAGGCGCCTCGCAGTGAATAAATGGTACCGCCGTTCCATACTCTGGAAACCGGTATGGTTCAACAGTTCTGCCGGAAATATGGAAGCGCCGCCTAAGCTGCGCAACTGGGGAAGGTCCGAGAACGGCATACTCACAGCACTTACCTTAAGAACAGAGAACGTACCGGTAGAAAATATTACCTGCTCCGGGAACTGGGGCCTCATTTCACAGGATGAACATTCCATTACCACCACTACACGCCTTGCAGTGATCCCTTTCAGCGAAGGGAAAATAGAACTGCCCTGTGCTAATAAACCAATGAAAGTAACAAAGCTCAGCATGCAGGGCACTATGCCCGCAGATAACTGGTCATGGGCCGCAGGCCGCCTTACCATCACCGTAACATCCACACAACTGGACCATACAGCGGGATTCCTGGTTGAAACTGCAGCATTATGA
- a CDS encoding alpha/beta hydrolase, with protein MKYLILFAWTCFYSMHAQAQKDLRHNSHVFGHDKLYRLYLPDDYAKNDQRYPVVYFFHGWGGRHFKDDNAKLDYTALQQVVNKYRVIMVMWDGNIDESEPRPYNIGNHEDVKFQVQMKDYFPELVSHIDSTYRTLTGRENRGIIGFSMGGIMAYYLGGRYPDKVSSIVSMTGSPEFFFGYPDNHTLYPVRYTFGNLQSVRVRMHTSPTDILYGLNEEVRAGAAWEGLPLDYQSLDGGHMVDRPGETRVFESALRFVTEGFKNTLPAPLRWSHYDLYPEFDVWGYKVESNLHEPGYLYFKHIDKSGWGFHTRRWLPLGAPIPGVEAKMITAPVYQPGQQYQVVQFDLRTYKLHQQQLLADSGGRLAIMQKSGTETGIYREGDPSAWIGLNHNLQFLKNGQNELLLQLFNRGGENDRIEELDIRIRTKDEAVVVSDSVVKIKAQPHERLLQVPPVRIISRKQPTLNGKPFEVKLILQITAGNQVSEDEMIIPAWFDVPEWTDIRIDGDAEKGMQLYKDSSRLRLHTEDLWVASEEERLVDEVLPARWPDGFTLSSVIKIKPGCPKGHVITFLASYETKTFNPIERKVRWGLVRIKI; from the coding sequence ATGAAGTACCTGATACTCTTTGCCTGGACCTGTTTTTACAGCATGCATGCACAGGCACAAAAAGACCTGAGGCATAACAGCCACGTTTTCGGTCACGATAAATTGTACCGCTTATACCTGCCTGATGATTATGCAAAAAATGATCAACGTTATCCCGTTGTATATTTCTTTCATGGATGGGGAGGCCGCCATTTCAAAGATGATAATGCGAAACTGGATTATACCGCATTGCAGCAGGTGGTAAACAAATACCGTGTGATCATGGTGATGTGGGATGGGAATATAGACGAAAGTGAACCACGGCCTTACAACATAGGCAATCATGAAGATGTAAAGTTCCAGGTACAGATGAAAGATTATTTCCCTGAACTCGTATCACACATTGATTCCACTTACAGGACCTTGACTGGCAGAGAAAACCGTGGGATCATAGGTTTCAGCATGGGAGGCATCATGGCCTATTACCTGGGTGGCCGGTATCCTGATAAGGTAAGCAGTATTGTAAGTATGACCGGCAGCCCTGAATTCTTCTTCGGCTATCCGGACAATCACACTTTATACCCGGTACGTTATACTTTTGGTAATCTTCAGAGCGTGCGTGTAAGAATGCACACCAGCCCAACAGATATTTTGTATGGATTGAATGAAGAAGTACGTGCCGGTGCCGCATGGGAGGGCCTGCCGCTGGATTATCAATCGCTGGATGGCGGGCATATGGTAGATCGGCCAGGTGAAACGCGTGTTTTTGAAAGCGCGCTCCGTTTTGTAACAGAAGGATTTAAAAATACTTTACCTGCACCTTTAAGATGGTCGCATTACGACCTGTACCCTGAATTTGATGTTTGGGGTTATAAAGTGGAAAGTAACCTGCATGAACCAGGTTACCTGTATTTCAAACATATTGATAAAAGCGGCTGGGGGTTTCATACCCGCCGTTGGCTGCCTTTAGGCGCACCGATACCAGGTGTGGAGGCGAAAATGATCACTGCCCCGGTGTATCAGCCCGGGCAGCAGTACCAGGTAGTGCAGTTTGATCTGCGAACGTATAAACTGCATCAGCAACAACTCCTGGCAGACAGCGGCGGCCGCCTGGCAATCATGCAGAAGAGCGGCACGGAAACCGGTATCTACCGGGAAGGTGATCCCTCCGCATGGATAGGGCTGAACCATAATTTACAGTTCTTAAAGAACGGACAGAACGAATTATTGCTGCAGTTATTTAACCGCGGTGGAGAGAATGACCGGATAGAGGAACTGGATATCCGTATCCGTACTAAGGATGAGGCTGTGGTAGTATCAGACTCAGTTGTAAAGATAAAGGCACAACCACACGAACGTTTATTGCAAGTGCCACCTGTACGTATTATCAGCCGCAAACAACCAACGTTGAACGGTAAGCCGTTTGAAGTGAAACTAATATTACAGATCACGGCAGGCAACCAGGTATCTGAAGATGAAATGATCATACCCGCATGGTTTGATGTGCCGGAGTGGACAGATATACGCATAGATGGCGATGCAGAAAAAGGCATGCAGCTGTACAAAGATTCTTCCCGGCTGCGGCTCCATACGGAAGATCTCTGGGTAGCATCTGAAGAAGAAAGACTGGTGGATGAGGTACTGCCTGCCCGCTGGCCTGACGGATTTACACTGAGCTCTGTGATCAAAATAAAACCAGGCTGCCCGAAGGGTCATGTGATCACCTTTTTGGCCAGCTACGAAACAAAAACATTTAATCCCATCGAAAGAAAAGTACGTTGGGGTTTAGTCCGAATTAAAATATAG
- a CDS encoding DUF5597 domain-containing protein: MRIIGLITTFLYCSFVCLAQKPLPSVVKKQQGKGYNLMVDGKPFLVLGAQLWNSSSWPYIMEKTWPQLRELQCNTLEAPVYWQNVEPESGKYNFKELDSLLAGARREKIRLILLWFGSYKNGSSQYAPEWVLSRPDLYPRMKDAGGGELQLLSPVAQANLDADKKAFSALMRYLKKADAKEQTVIMVQVENEAGSLGTDRDYSEGANAVFKSAVPPKLLQQLGKQSGTWQEVFGVDAPESFSAYHIARYINEVAEGGKQEYALPMYTNAWLREHRFQRPGDYPSGGPTSNMLHIWKATAPNMVLLAPDIYQNNLAAIDDLCTKYSGPDNPLFIPETGKGPDFARYHFHMLGNYDAMGVAVYGIDPFSADPHDERRKEKLDDKFAGIAANYRLLRGALNEVIALQGTGRLKAVIEEHNRPDQLVNFKGYDILFSYGFPTWKKDRSPSGRALVAQLADNEFLLIGFDAKFQFRPTYGSGAQSAEIVAVEEGYYDEGKWVRKRFWNGDEVYHSTLLQEGVILKIKLRPAGKTFSGQMKANFEQ, translated from the coding sequence ATGCGCATCATTGGTCTTATTACAACATTCTTATACTGCAGCTTTGTATGCCTGGCACAAAAACCGCTGCCATCTGTAGTAAAGAAGCAACAGGGAAAAGGATACAATTTAATGGTAGATGGTAAACCTTTCCTGGTGTTAGGTGCCCAGCTATGGAATAGCAGCAGCTGGCCCTATATTATGGAAAAAACATGGCCGCAGTTGCGTGAGCTGCAATGTAACACATTGGAAGCGCCGGTATACTGGCAGAATGTGGAGCCTGAATCCGGCAAGTATAATTTTAAAGAGCTGGACTCGCTGCTGGCAGGTGCGCGTAGGGAAAAGATCCGGCTGATTTTACTGTGGTTCGGTTCTTATAAGAACGGTAGTTCACAGTATGCGCCGGAATGGGTACTGAGCCGTCCTGATCTTTATCCGCGGATGAAAGATGCCGGAGGAGGCGAGTTACAGCTGCTGTCTCCGGTAGCGCAGGCTAACCTGGATGCAGATAAGAAAGCGTTTTCCGCCCTGATGCGTTACCTGAAAAAAGCAGATGCAAAGGAGCAGACCGTGATCATGGTACAGGTAGAGAATGAAGCCGGGTCGCTGGGTACAGACAGGGATTATTCAGAAGGTGCCAATGCCGTGTTTAAGAGTGCCGTACCGCCTAAGCTGTTACAGCAACTGGGTAAACAGAGCGGCACCTGGCAGGAGGTTTTTGGTGTGGATGCGCCGGAATCTTTCAGTGCTTATCACATTGCCCGTTACATTAATGAAGTAGCGGAAGGAGGAAAGCAGGAGTACGCATTACCCATGTATACGAATGCCTGGCTGCGGGAACACCGCTTCCAGCGCCCCGGTGATTATCCCAGTGGCGGGCCTACTTCCAATATGCTGCATATCTGGAAAGCCACTGCACCTAACATGGTATTGCTGGCCCCGGATATCTACCAGAATAACCTGGCAGCTATTGATGACCTCTGCACCAAATACAGCGGGCCGGACAATCCGCTCTTTATACCCGAAACAGGTAAAGGCCCTGATTTTGCCCGGTATCATTTTCACATGCTGGGTAATTACGATGCCATGGGGGTAGCCGTATACGGAATAGACCCTTTCAGCGCAGACCCGCATGACGAACGCCGGAAGGAAAAGCTCGACGATAAGTTTGCCGGCATCGCCGCCAATTACCGTTTGTTACGGGGCGCACTGAACGAAGTGATAGCCTTGCAGGGTACGGGCCGCCTGAAAGCAGTGATAGAGGAACACAACCGCCCGGATCAATTGGTGAACTTTAAAGGATATGATATCCTCTTCAGTTATGGCTTCCCCACCTGGAAAAAGGACCGTTCCCCGTCTGGCCGCGCACTCGTAGCACAACTGGCAGATAATGAATTCCTGCTGATAGGTTTTGATGCAAAGTTCCAGTTCAGGCCCACTTATGGCTCCGGTGCGCAAAGCGCTGAGATCGTTGCTGTAGAGGAAGGTTATTATGATGAAGGGAAATGGGTGCGCAAAAGGTTCTGGAACGGAGATGAAGTATATCATTCCACTTTGTTGCAGGAAGGTGTGATCCTGAAAATAAAACTACGTCCGGCAGGCAAAACATTTTCTGGCCAGATGAAAGCAAATTTTGAACAATGA
- a CDS encoding polysaccharide deacetylase family protein: MRSGIVFLLLVSQLAFSQQRKVIITLEAKDAVISIAPLRYNKSFACSFTLDDGYISAARVALPYFNGGQVAAPFKDQWGFDEGGDGAIYPGLYYTDGCGNAISFKAAVAVNARSIHFSWDDLAQMKQAGWDILNHSYTHATGKEVKAEWEVEENTRTVQQRLQYNMQQFVIPGGKDDHLSAPHYTNAAFAQGLKVVHSGQYPDYWIEPSTREDWNRLCAGRLFLNSKKPMTDSVFNGIKQHLATGKYFWFNTFTHSVGNDDLWNISYRFTDFKELFNRLAKEYGKEGLDNIWFAPPEAVHAYENIRRTVKPVITRSGSKLTISFDVNILEKYNALTFLVQSNTAIKKVKGVNCRIESYNGKLINITW, encoded by the coding sequence ATGAGATCCGGCATCGTTTTTTTATTATTAGTATCACAGCTGGCATTTTCGCAACAACGTAAGGTTATAATTACGTTAGAGGCTAAAGATGCAGTGATCAGTATAGCCCCTCTGCGTTATAATAAAAGTTTCGCCTGCAGCTTTACGCTGGATGATGGTTATATATCCGCAGCGCGTGTAGCGCTTCCATACTTTAATGGCGGACAGGTAGCCGCTCCATTCAAAGATCAGTGGGGCTTTGATGAAGGCGGAGATGGTGCAATCTATCCCGGCCTTTATTATACGGATGGTTGCGGTAATGCAATATCCTTTAAAGCCGCAGTAGCTGTCAACGCAAGGTCTATCCATTTTTCCTGGGATGATCTGGCACAGATGAAACAAGCCGGCTGGGACATCCTTAATCATAGCTATACGCATGCTACAGGAAAAGAGGTCAAAGCTGAATGGGAAGTAGAAGAGAACACCCGCACTGTGCAGCAACGTCTGCAGTATAACATGCAGCAATTTGTGATACCAGGCGGAAAAGATGATCATCTGAGCGCTCCGCATTACACCAATGCCGCTTTTGCACAAGGTCTGAAAGTAGTACACAGCGGGCAGTACCCTGACTACTGGATAGAGCCTTCCACACGCGAAGACTGGAACAGGCTCTGTGCAGGCAGGTTATTCCTGAACAGTAAAAAACCAATGACGGACTCGGTGTTCAATGGCATAAAACAGCATCTCGCAACCGGGAAATATTTTTGGTTCAATACATTTACACATAGCGTAGGTAACGATGATCTCTGGAATATCAGTTACCGCTTTACTGACTTTAAGGAACTGTTCAACCGCCTGGCTAAAGAGTATGGAAAGGAGGGGCTGGATAATATATGGTTCGCACCACCGGAAGCAGTACATGCCTATGAAAATATACGGCGTACAGTGAAACCAGTGATCACCCGTTCCGGAAGCAAACTAACCATTAGCTTTGATGTAAACATCCTGGAGAAATATAATGCATTAACATTCCTGGTGCAGAGTAATACCGCCATCAAAAAAGTAAAGGGTGTTAATTGCAGGATCGAAAGTTATAATGGAAAACTGATCAATATAACCTGGTAA
- a CDS encoding alpha/beta hydrolase, translated as MKKQIMLLLLACIMLPPAILAQTGKVFDNLSLPSKILKGERKFAIYLPPDYETSQRSYPVMYLLHGAGDDQTGWIQFGEVLSITDKAIREGKATPMIIVMPDANTGRRGYANDIKGEWRYEDFFFQELIPFIEKTYRARSEKRYRAVAGLSMGGEGTFTYALHHPELFAAACPLSAATGPLVLEDVTRWMQRRGQDSIATDAQIKAYYERQSVLYLVNNMPDDKKKAVRWYIDCGDDDFLFEGNSLVHIAMRKKEIPHEFRIRDGGHSWGYWRTALPEVLDFVSASFHQF; from the coding sequence ATGAAGAAACAAATAATGTTACTGCTATTGGCATGTATAATGCTTCCCCCGGCAATACTTGCACAAACGGGGAAAGTGTTTGATAACCTCAGCCTGCCCAGTAAAATATTAAAGGGAGAGAGGAAATTTGCTATATACCTCCCTCCTGATTATGAAACATCCCAACGCAGTTATCCGGTGATGTACCTGCTGCATGGTGCAGGAGACGATCAAACCGGCTGGATCCAGTTCGGGGAAGTGTTGAGCATTACAGATAAAGCTATCCGCGAAGGCAAAGCCACCCCAATGATCATTGTAATGCCTGATGCAAATACCGGCCGCCGTGGTTATGCGAACGATATCAAAGGAGAATGGCGCTATGAAGATTTCTTCTTCCAGGAGCTGATCCCTTTCATAGAGAAAACCTACCGTGCCAGATCAGAGAAACGCTACCGTGCAGTAGCGGGCCTTTCCATGGGAGGAGAAGGCACATTCACCTATGCCCTGCATCACCCCGAACTGTTTGCTGCAGCCTGCCCCTTAAGTGCCGCAACCGGCCCGCTGGTACTGGAAGATGTTACCCGGTGGATGCAGCGCCGCGGCCAGGATTCTATTGCTACAGATGCGCAGATCAAAGCATATTATGAAAGGCAGAGTGTATTGTACCTCGTGAACAATATGCCGGATGATAAAAAGAAAGCAGTGCGCTGGTATATTGATTGTGGCGATGATGATTTCCTGTTTGAAGGAAACTCCCTGGTACATATCGCTATGCGCAAAAAAGAGATTCCTCATGAGTTCCGGATCCGGGATGGAGGCCATAGCTGGGGTTACTGGCGTACGGCATTACCGGAAGTGCTGGATTTTGTTTCTGCTTCCTTCCACCAATTCTAA